One window of Burkholderia cepacia GG4 genomic DNA carries:
- a CDS encoding phosphatidylinositol-specific phospholipase C, with amino-acid sequence MIPSRHEAPTPLADWMSALDDARPLHTLTLPGSHDTCAYTVDDPLVRTQRAPLDAQLAHGVRLLDIRCRHRRDAFDIHHGGIALGMSFDDVLADCTRFLDAHPRECIVMSVKDEWPAHACTRGFDATFDAHCARHPRLRWHAGGALPSLGDVRGAVVLLRRFRSSRPLGIDLTAWPDNATFTIDHPDAAFVIQDEYRVPVAGSIHYKWRVIEALLSRMPSPESGRWAINFCSGTGMGANPSVVARGDGRVQGIQARLAERLREQRGTCGAMLLDFCDDDDWVLVRALVACNEHLPASGGRRRLVGC; translated from the coding sequence ATGATTCCTTCGCGACACGAAGCACCCACGCCGCTGGCCGACTGGATGTCGGCGCTCGACGACGCGCGGCCGCTGCATACGCTGACCCTACCGGGCAGCCATGACACCTGTGCGTATACGGTCGACGATCCGCTCGTGCGTACGCAGCGCGCGCCGCTCGATGCGCAGCTCGCGCACGGCGTGCGGCTGCTCGACATCCGCTGCCGGCATCGGCGCGACGCGTTCGACATTCATCACGGCGGGATCGCGCTCGGCATGTCGTTCGACGACGTGCTCGCGGACTGCACGCGCTTTCTCGATGCCCATCCACGCGAATGCATCGTGATGTCGGTGAAGGACGAATGGCCCGCGCACGCGTGCACGCGCGGCTTCGATGCGACGTTCGACGCGCATTGCGCGCGGCATCCGCGGCTGCGCTGGCATGCAGGCGGCGCGCTGCCGTCGCTCGGCGACGTGCGCGGCGCAGTGGTGCTGTTGCGGCGGTTCCGCAGCAGCCGGCCGCTCGGCATCGACCTCACTGCGTGGCCCGACAATGCGACGTTTACGATCGATCATCCGGATGCGGCGTTCGTGATCCAGGATGAGTACCGTGTGCCTGTAGCCGGTTCGATCCACTACAAGTGGCGGGTGATCGAGGCGCTGCTGAGCCGCATGCCGTCGCCGGAGAGCGGCCGCTGGGCGATCAACTTCTGCAGCGGCACGGGGATGGGCGCGAATCCGTCGGTGGTCGCGCGCGGCGATGGCAGGGTGCAGGGGATTCAGGCGCGGCTCGCCGAGCGGTTGCGCGAGCAGCGCGGGACCTGCGGCGCGATGCTGCTCGATTTCTGCGACGACGATGACTGGGTGCTGGTGCGGGCGCTGGTTGCGTGCAATGAGCATCTGCCTGCGTCCGGCGGTAGGCGCAGGTTGGTGGGCTGTTAG
- a CDS encoding helix-turn-helix domain-containing protein, with protein MDIHPIRTEADYKAALKAVSALVDRDPAPGTREGDELEVLAILIGRYEAETFPLASPNPIDAIKFRMKQAGLPVPDMQPCIGNTNRVYDVLAGRRSLSLAMIRKLHEGLNIPADGLIGAS; from the coding sequence ATGGACATTCACCCGATTCGAACAGAGGCCGACTACAAGGCCGCCCTGAAGGCGGTGTCCGCGCTCGTCGATCGAGACCCTGCACCGGGCACGCGGGAGGGCGACGAGCTGGAGGTTCTGGCGATCCTGATCGGGCGCTACGAGGCCGAGACCTTCCCGTTGGCTTCGCCGAACCCGATCGACGCGATCAAATTTCGGATGAAGCAAGCCGGCTTGCCGGTCCCCGACATGCAACCGTGCATCGGGAATACCAACCGGGTGTACGACGTGTTGGCTGGTCGCCGATCGCTGAGTCTCGCCATGATCCGGAAGTTGCACGAAGGACTGAACATTCCCGCGGACGGGCTGATCGGGGCGTCGTGA
- a CDS encoding LysE family translocator: MTLSALAVFAIALLVTAGTPGPSVAALVARVLTNGVRDVLPFLAAMWIGEALWLTLAVAGLSAFARTFETGLLVLKLLGVAYLLFLAWKMWTAPTDTKADELPRGQSPWRMFVAGTLVTLGNPKIGLFYLALLPTIVDLTHVGVLAWAELVGTMLAILILADCFWSLLAVRARAFLTSARAKRIANRTSATAMASAAVAIATR, translated from the coding sequence ATGACGCTGTCCGCGCTCGCCGTGTTCGCCATCGCCCTGCTCGTCACCGCCGGCACCCCCGGCCCGAGCGTCGCCGCGCTCGTCGCGCGCGTGCTGACGAACGGCGTGCGAGACGTGCTGCCGTTCCTCGCCGCGATGTGGATCGGCGAGGCGCTGTGGCTCACGCTGGCGGTCGCCGGGCTGTCCGCGTTCGCGCGCACGTTCGAGACGGGCCTGCTCGTGCTGAAGCTGCTCGGCGTCGCCTACCTGCTGTTCCTCGCGTGGAAGATGTGGACCGCGCCGACCGACACGAAGGCCGACGAGCTGCCGCGCGGCCAGTCGCCGTGGCGCATGTTCGTTGCCGGCACGCTGGTTACGCTCGGCAATCCGAAGATCGGTCTGTTCTATCTCGCGCTGCTGCCGACGATCGTCGACCTCACGCATGTCGGTGTTCTCGCGTGGGCCGAGCTCGTCGGCACGATGCTCGCGATCCTGATCCTCGCCGACTGCTTCTGGTCGTTGCTCGCGGTGCGTGCGCGGGCTTTTCTGACTTCGGCACGCGCGAAGCGGATCGCGAACCGGACGAGCGCGACCGCGATGGCCAGTGCGGCGGTGGCGATCGCGACGCGCTGA
- a CDS encoding GNAT family N-acetyltransferase, whose translation MTVSIRIRPATREDAAAMAAVEVAAAQRFRDIGMPDIAAGEPTDTADVLARIDDGRAYVATDETGTCVGFAFYRLLDAQRLYLEELDVAPSHAGQRIGARLIERIMTRAAQDGIAQVVLSTFRAAPWNAPYYARLGFHIIDDASLDDTLRAIRAHHVARGLDETQRVFMRADVHA comes from the coding sequence ATGACAGTATCGATCCGGATTCGTCCCGCCACGCGGGAAGACGCGGCCGCGATGGCCGCCGTGGAAGTGGCCGCCGCTCAGCGCTTTCGCGACATCGGCATGCCCGACATCGCCGCAGGCGAGCCGACCGATACGGCCGACGTGCTCGCCCGCATCGACGACGGTCGCGCGTATGTCGCGACGGACGAAACGGGGACGTGCGTGGGCTTTGCGTTCTACCGGCTGCTCGATGCGCAGCGGCTTTACCTCGAAGAGCTGGATGTCGCGCCGTCGCATGCCGGGCAGCGAATCGGCGCACGCCTGATCGAACGGATCATGACGCGCGCGGCGCAAGACGGCATCGCACAGGTCGTACTGTCGACGTTCCGCGCCGCGCCGTGGAACGCGCCGTACTACGCGCGCCTCGGCTTCCACATCATCGACGACGCATCGCTCGACGACACGCTGCGCGCGATCCGCGCGCATCACGTTGCACGCGGGCTCGACGAGACGCAGCGGGTGTTCATGCGCGCGGACGTGCACGCATGA
- a CDS encoding alkene reductase, producing the protein MPTLFDPITLGDLTLPNRVVMAPLTRARAGDARVPNDLMARYYAERASAGLIISEATSVTPQGVGYADTPGIWSDEQVEGWKRVTQAVHAAGGRIVLQLWHVGRISDPVFLNGDLPVAPSAIAADGHVSLVRPPRPYVTPRALELDEIPGIVAAYRKGAENAKKAGFDGVEIHGANGYLLDQFLQDSTNHRTDAYGGPIENRARLLLEVVDAAIDVWGAGRVGMHLAPRGDAHTMGDSDPAATFGYVARELGRRKIAFIFTRESYSGDQLSPRLKEAFGGPLIANEQFTLESAQETLASGNADAIAWGKLFIANPDLARRLELGAPLNKPVPETFYAVGETGYTDYPALSDAA; encoded by the coding sequence ATGCCCACCCTGTTCGACCCCATTACCCTCGGCGACCTGACCCTGCCGAACCGCGTCGTGATGGCGCCGCTCACCCGTGCCCGCGCCGGCGATGCGCGCGTACCGAACGACCTGATGGCCCGCTATTACGCCGAGCGAGCATCGGCCGGCCTGATCATCAGCGAAGCGACCTCGGTCACGCCGCAGGGCGTCGGCTACGCGGACACGCCCGGCATCTGGTCCGACGAGCAGGTGGAAGGCTGGAAGCGCGTGACGCAGGCCGTGCACGCGGCCGGCGGCCGCATCGTGCTGCAACTCTGGCACGTCGGCAGGATTTCCGATCCGGTGTTCCTGAACGGCGACCTGCCGGTCGCGCCGAGCGCGATCGCCGCGGACGGCCATGTGAGCCTGGTGCGCCCGCCGCGTCCGTACGTGACGCCGCGTGCGCTCGAACTCGATGAAATTCCGGGCATCGTCGCCGCGTATCGCAAGGGCGCGGAGAACGCAAAGAAGGCCGGCTTCGACGGCGTCGAGATCCACGGTGCGAACGGCTACCTGCTCGACCAGTTCCTGCAGGACAGCACCAACCATCGCACCGATGCGTACGGCGGCCCGATCGAGAACCGCGCGCGCCTGCTGCTCGAAGTGGTCGACGCAGCGATCGACGTGTGGGGTGCCGGCCGTGTCGGCATGCACCTCGCGCCGCGCGGCGACGCGCACACGATGGGCGATTCCGACCCGGCCGCGACGTTCGGCTATGTCGCGCGCGAACTCGGCCGCCGCAAGATCGCGTTCATCTTCACGCGTGAATCGTATTCGGGCGACCAGCTGAGCCCGCGCCTGAAGGAAGCGTTCGGCGGCCCACTGATCGCGAACGAGCAGTTCACGCTCGAATCCGCACAGGAAACGCTCGCGAGCGGCAACGCCGACGCGATCGCGTGGGGCAAGCTGTTCATCGCGAACCCGGACCTGGCGCGCCGCCTCGAACTCGGCGCACCGCTGAACAAGCCGGTGCCGGAGACGTTCTACGCGGTAGGCGAAACGGGCTACACCGACTACCCGGCGCTCAGCGACGCGGCCTGA
- a CDS encoding ArsR/SmtB family transcription factor, with the protein MPTELDIDAILKALSNPVRRDILVWLKTPDAHFPEQTLPYDHGVCAGQIDARCGLSQSTVSAHLATLQRAGLVTSTRIGQWAFFQRNEAVIDAFLDAMRREL; encoded by the coding sequence ATGCCGACCGAACTCGACATCGACGCGATCCTGAAAGCGCTCTCGAACCCTGTACGCCGGGATATCCTCGTCTGGCTGAAAACGCCGGACGCGCATTTCCCGGAGCAGACGCTGCCGTATGACCACGGCGTCTGCGCCGGGCAGATCGATGCGCGCTGCGGGCTGTCGCAGTCGACCGTCTCCGCGCACCTCGCGACGCTGCAGCGCGCGGGGCTCGTGACGTCGACGCGAATCGGCCAGTGGGCGTTCTTCCAGCGCAACGAGGCCGTCATCGACGCATTTCTCGACGCAATGCGCCGCGAACTCTAA
- a CDS encoding MarR family winged helix-turn-helix transcriptional regulator encodes MSTGSTPGFLTFRLDLASALLSARANAIYRERWSLDVRALRVLRLICSEAGITPKIVSQRALIEKTLLSKTLAELEARGLIARVTHEQDRRSVTLHSTPEGVEVAQSSAQVGEALEDTLVAGLTASERKTLDRLLEKLSDSLIDDAA; translated from the coding sequence GTGTCTACCGGTTCGACCCCTGGATTCCTTACCTTCAGGCTGGATCTCGCGAGCGCGCTGCTCAGCGCGCGCGCGAATGCGATCTACCGGGAGCGCTGGAGCCTCGACGTGCGTGCGTTGCGCGTGTTGCGGCTCATCTGTTCGGAAGCGGGCATCACGCCGAAAATCGTGTCGCAGCGCGCGCTGATCGAAAAGACGCTGCTGTCCAAGACGCTCGCCGAGCTGGAAGCGCGCGGGCTGATTGCCCGCGTCACGCATGAACAGGACCGGCGCAGCGTCACGTTGCACAGCACGCCCGAAGGTGTCGAGGTCGCGCAGTCGTCAGCGCAAGTCGGCGAGGCGCTCGAAGACACGCTCGTCGCCGGATTGACCGCGAGCGAACGCAAGACGCTGGACCGTTTGCTCGAAAAGCTGTCCGACAGCCTGATTGACGACGCGGCCTGA
- a CDS encoding M20 family metallopeptidase has product MTHLIDTLAPAIGVLLPELEALYKDFHEHPELSMQEFRTAKIVADYVESLGYDVAREVGVTGVVAILRNGAGPTVMLRADMDALPMAEATGLPYASKAVAKDEDGVQVGVAHSCGHDMHVTWLLGVARLMAEHRGEWGGTLMAVFQPGEEVGRGARSMVDDGMLARFPKPDVILGQHVMVGAAGTVGYRSGTILSAGDSLKVRLFGRGSHGSQPQTSIDPVIMAASTTLRLQTIVSREIAPRDSAVLTIGSLQAGTKENIIPDDATLKLNMRTYDEDVREYMLGAIRRICCAECMASNAPREPEFTTLSSYPLTVNDDATTARLRTAFDAHFGDRAYETEPAAASEDFSVFGREWGVPYAFWFIGGTDREVYERARAAKKINEIPSNHSPLFAPVIDPTLRAGLEAMLCAAGAWLGLGAAAVESTSEAA; this is encoded by the coding sequence ATGACGCATCTGATCGATACGCTCGCGCCCGCCATCGGTGTACTGCTGCCCGAACTCGAAGCGCTCTACAAGGATTTCCACGAACATCCGGAACTGTCGATGCAGGAATTCCGCACGGCGAAGATCGTTGCCGATTACGTGGAATCGCTCGGCTACGACGTCGCGCGGGAAGTGGGCGTGACCGGCGTGGTGGCGATCCTGCGCAACGGTGCCGGCCCGACGGTGATGCTGCGCGCCGACATGGATGCGTTGCCGATGGCCGAAGCCACGGGCCTGCCGTACGCGAGCAAGGCGGTGGCGAAAGACGAGGACGGCGTGCAGGTCGGCGTTGCGCACAGCTGCGGGCACGACATGCACGTGACCTGGTTGCTGGGCGTCGCGCGCCTGATGGCCGAACATCGCGGCGAGTGGGGCGGCACGCTGATGGCCGTGTTCCAGCCGGGCGAGGAGGTGGGGCGCGGCGCACGGAGCATGGTCGACGACGGCATGCTGGCACGCTTTCCGAAGCCCGACGTGATTCTCGGTCAGCACGTGATGGTGGGCGCGGCGGGAACGGTCGGTTATCGAAGCGGCACGATCCTGTCGGCGGGCGACAGCCTGAAAGTCAGGTTGTTCGGGCGCGGCTCGCACGGCTCGCAGCCGCAGACTTCGATCGATCCCGTCATCATGGCCGCATCGACTACGCTGCGTCTGCAGACCATCGTGTCACGCGAGATCGCGCCGCGTGACAGCGCGGTGCTGACCATCGGCAGCCTGCAGGCCGGCACCAAGGAAAACATCATTCCCGACGACGCCACGCTCAAGCTCAACATGCGCACCTACGACGAGGACGTGCGCGAATACATGCTGGGCGCGATCCGGCGCATCTGCTGCGCCGAATGCATGGCGTCCAACGCACCACGCGAACCGGAATTCACCACGCTGTCGAGCTACCCGCTGACCGTCAACGACGACGCGACCACCGCGCGGCTGCGCACGGCCTTCGACGCGCATTTCGGCGACCGTGCGTACGAGACGGAACCGGCGGCGGCCAGCGAGGATTTCAGCGTGTTCGGCCGCGAATGGGGCGTGCCGTACGCATTCTGGTTCATCGGCGGCACCGATCGCGAAGTGTACGAGAGAGCCCGTGCAGCGAAGAAGATCAACGAAATTCCGAGCAATCATTCGCCGCTCTTCGCACCGGTGATCGATCCGACGCTGCGTGCCGGTCTCGAAGCGATGCTGTGTGCGGCAGGGGCGTGGCTCGGGCTCGGCGCAGCCGCCGTCGAATCGACGAGCGAGGCAGCGTGA
- a CDS encoding trimeric intracellular cation channel family protein encodes MNAHAAYRTLDLIGTFAFAISGAVAARQRRLDLLGILVVTFIVACGGGIMRDVCIGATPPAGLSDWVYLAVTALAALLVLVAYPTVRRLRHPVLFFDAIGLGLFAVAGAQKAWVWTQSAETAIVLGMVSAVGGGVLRDMLLSRVPAILEREIYASAALLGATLQIGLMSIDASSVWTPWIATTACVLLRLASLQFGWRLPAFRTPETRRKTGMRAQEAEDGRHYELND; translated from the coding sequence GTGAATGCCCATGCCGCATACCGCACGCTCGATCTGATCGGCACGTTTGCGTTCGCGATCTCGGGCGCCGTGGCGGCGCGGCAGCGGCGGCTCGATCTGCTCGGCATCCTCGTCGTGACCTTCATCGTCGCGTGCGGCGGCGGGATCATGCGCGACGTGTGCATCGGTGCGACGCCGCCTGCGGGGCTGTCCGACTGGGTCTATCTGGCAGTGACGGCGCTTGCCGCGCTGCTCGTGCTCGTCGCGTATCCGACGGTGCGCCGGCTGCGCCATCCGGTGCTGTTCTTCGATGCGATCGGGCTGGGCCTGTTCGCGGTCGCGGGCGCGCAGAAGGCCTGGGTCTGGACCCAAAGCGCGGAGACGGCAATCGTGCTCGGGATGGTCAGCGCGGTCGGCGGAGGCGTGTTGCGCGACATGCTGCTCTCTCGCGTGCCAGCGATCCTGGAGCGCGAGATCTACGCATCGGCGGCGCTACTCGGTGCGACGCTGCAGATCGGGCTCATGTCGATCGACGCGTCGTCGGTCTGGACGCCGTGGATCGCGACGACTGCCTGCGTGCTGCTGCGGCTCGCGTCGTTGCAGTTCGGCTGGCGTTTGCCGGCTTTCCGCACGCCGGAAACCAGACGGAAAACCGGCATGCGGGCGCAGGAAGCCGAAGATGGCCGGCACTACGAACTGAACGACTGA
- the gcvA gene encoding transcriptional regulator GcvA produces MKALSRTRRLPPLNALRAFEAAARHLNFRLAADELDVTQGAVAQQVRHLEDVVEVQLFRRLPRGLALTREGLEYFSSVQRALQIISDATDALGQRPTVLAVSTTPSFASKWLIPRLADFGRLHPDIEVRVIADERLASFRADGVDIAIRLSKPPFPAGLAAELLVPLDIFAVASPALLDRGAPIRTPADLSKHALLHDAHDLWPEFIEKLGGEGRADPTKGPRFSQSLLAIDAAIAGQGIALTSAPLVERDIAEGRLRRVFDFSFPMSLGFYVVFPQANAHSDALEAMRRWLFAQYGNA; encoded by the coding sequence ATGAAGGCTCTATCGCGTACCCGTCGGCTGCCACCGCTCAATGCGCTGCGCGCGTTCGAGGCCGCCGCGCGCCATCTCAATTTCCGGCTGGCCGCCGACGAACTCGACGTGACCCAGGGCGCGGTCGCGCAGCAGGTCAGGCATCTGGAGGACGTCGTGGAGGTTCAGCTGTTCCGGCGGCTGCCCAGGGGGCTGGCGCTGACGCGCGAAGGGCTCGAGTATTTTTCGTCGGTCCAGCGCGCGCTGCAGATCATCTCCGACGCAACCGACGCCCTCGGCCAGCGCCCCACGGTTCTGGCGGTCAGCACGACGCCGTCGTTCGCGTCGAAGTGGCTGATTCCGCGGCTGGCGGACTTCGGCCGGCTGCACCCCGACATCGAGGTTCGCGTTATCGCCGACGAACGGCTTGCGTCGTTCCGGGCCGATGGCGTCGACATCGCGATTCGGCTGAGCAAGCCGCCGTTTCCGGCCGGCCTCGCCGCAGAGCTGCTGGTTCCGCTCGACATCTTCGCCGTCGCCAGCCCGGCGCTGCTCGACCGCGGCGCGCCGATCCGCACGCCCGCAGACTTGTCGAAGCATGCGCTGTTGCACGACGCGCACGATCTGTGGCCCGAGTTCATCGAGAAACTCGGTGGCGAAGGCCGGGCCGATCCGACGAAGGGGCCGCGGTTCAGCCAGTCGCTGCTCGCGATCGACGCGGCGATCGCCGGTCAAGGCATCGCGCTGACCAGCGCGCCGCTCGTCGAGCGCGATATAGCGGAAGGCAGGCTGCGCCGCGTGTTCGATTTTTCGTTTCCGATGTCACTCGGGTTTTACGTCGTCTTTCCGCAGGCCAATGCGCATTCGGATGCGCTCGAGGCGATGCGCCGCTGGCTGTTTGCGCAGTACGGGAACGCGTGA
- a CDS encoding SDR family oxidoreductase, whose amino-acid sequence MTVEKVALVTAAGRGMGAAIARDLANNGYRVALMSPSGSAVELANELGGFGLAGSVTEDADIERLVNETLAKYGRIDAVVNNTGHPPKGDLLAIEDDKWHEGLDLIVLNVVRVLRRVTPVFLKQGGGAVVNISSFAADAPEQAMPVSSALRAALSSVTRLYADRYAKDNIRINSVLPGFIDSWPETPEIVARIPVGRFGKTQEIAQTVTFLLSEGAGYITGQNIRVDGGIVRAL is encoded by the coding sequence ATGACTGTAGAGAAAGTGGCTTTGGTGACGGCGGCGGGCAGGGGCATGGGCGCCGCGATTGCGCGCGACCTTGCGAACAACGGTTATCGCGTCGCGCTGATGTCGCCGTCCGGCAGCGCGGTCGAGCTGGCCAACGAACTCGGCGGGTTCGGCCTGGCGGGGTCCGTCACCGAAGACGCCGACATCGAGCGTCTCGTGAACGAGACGCTCGCGAAGTACGGCCGTATCGATGCGGTCGTCAACAATACCGGGCATCCGCCGAAGGGCGACCTGCTCGCGATCGAGGACGACAAGTGGCACGAAGGGCTCGACCTGATCGTGCTCAACGTCGTTCGCGTGCTGCGCCGCGTGACGCCCGTGTTCCTGAAGCAGGGCGGCGGCGCGGTGGTCAACATTTCGAGCTTCGCGGCCGACGCGCCCGAACAGGCGATGCCGGTGTCGTCCGCGCTGCGCGCGGCGCTCAGTTCCGTCACGCGCCTGTACGCCGATCGGTATGCGAAGGACAACATTCGCATCAATTCGGTCCTGCCCGGCTTCATCGACAGCTGGCCGGAGACGCCCGAGATCGTCGCCCGCATTCCAGTCGGCCGTTTCGGCAAGACGCAGGAGATCGCGCAGACCGTGACGTTCCTGCTGTCGGAAGGCGCGGGCTACATCACCGGGCAGAACATTCGGGTCGACGGCGGCATCGTGCGCGCGCTGTAA
- a CDS encoding RidA family protein, which translates to MQKEIEGRLQALGVVLPVAPKPAANYVPFVRTGNLLFLAGALPFVDNRLETTGLLGRDLDVAQGQALARICAINMLAQVKAATGDLERLSRVVRLSAFVACVPGFVEQPAVVNGASDFLVDVLGESGRHARSAMGVSVLPLNAPLEIEAVFELKDD; encoded by the coding sequence ATGCAAAAAGAGATCGAAGGGCGCCTGCAGGCGCTCGGCGTCGTGCTGCCTGTCGCGCCGAAACCGGCAGCCAACTATGTGCCGTTCGTGAGGACGGGGAACCTGCTGTTTCTCGCGGGCGCGTTGCCGTTCGTGGACAACCGGCTCGAAACGACAGGCCTGCTCGGCCGGGATCTCGATGTCGCGCAAGGGCAGGCGCTGGCCAGGATCTGCGCGATCAACATGCTCGCGCAGGTGAAGGCGGCGACCGGCGATCTCGAACGCCTGTCCCGCGTCGTCAGGCTGTCGGCCTTTGTCGCGTGCGTGCCCGGATTCGTGGAGCAGCCGGCGGTGGTCAACGGCGCGTCGGATTTTCTCGTGGACGTGCTCGGCGAAAGCGGACGTCATGCGCGTTCCGCGATGGGCGTGTCGGTGCTTCCGCTCAACGCGCCGCTGGAGATCGAGGCCGTCTTCGAGCTGAAGGACGATTGA
- a CDS encoding DMT family transporter, with product MMRKSAVLAFCLLGGIWGTNFIFMKWAADVVTPAQMTLLRVLCGFAPILVYALATRALEWAHLRYVHHFFVMSFLATFLDYFTYAQGAARLPSGVAGMLSGTIPIFAVVCSAMLHGRSGMDVWKSLGVALGFVGVTLIARPWSAGVSGIDMAGVGWMLGGSFAMGLSFIYARKFITPLKISGVALTTYQVGLAALYLPAFTPLDGTAVLLQHPRAAIGLVVGLGMLGTGVAYLAYYHIVDHLGALAASSVTYIPPVVALFIGAALVGEPTTSAEYLAVVLILAGVGVTQFGSGIQSALGLARANACQRN from the coding sequence ATGATGAGGAAATCAGCGGTACTGGCTTTCTGCCTGCTGGGCGGCATCTGGGGCACCAATTTCATCTTCATGAAATGGGCGGCCGACGTGGTGACGCCGGCGCAGATGACGCTGCTGCGCGTGCTGTGCGGCTTCGCGCCGATCCTGGTCTACGCGCTGGCGACGCGGGCGCTCGAATGGGCGCATCTGCGCTACGTCCACCACTTTTTCGTGATGTCGTTCCTCGCGACGTTTCTCGACTACTTCACCTATGCGCAGGGCGCCGCACGGCTGCCGTCCGGCGTCGCGGGCATGCTCAGCGGCACGATCCCGATCTTTGCCGTGGTGTGCTCGGCGATGCTGCACGGGCGCAGCGGCATGGACGTGTGGAAGTCGCTCGGCGTGGCGCTCGGTTTCGTCGGCGTGACGCTGATCGCGCGCCCCTGGTCCGCGGGCGTGAGCGGGATCGACATGGCCGGCGTGGGCTGGATGCTCGGTGGGTCGTTCGCGATGGGCCTGTCGTTCATCTACGCCAGAAAGTTCATTACGCCGCTGAAGATATCGGGCGTCGCGTTGACGACGTATCAGGTCGGCCTCGCCGCACTGTATCTGCCGGCATTCACGCCGCTCGACGGCACCGCCGTCCTGCTGCAGCATCCGCGGGCGGCGATCGGCCTGGTGGTCGGTCTCGGCATGCTGGGCACCGGCGTCGCGTACCTTGCGTACTATCACATCGTCGATCATCTCGGGGCGCTCGCGGCGTCGAGCGTGACGTACATTCCGCCGGTGGTGGCGCTGTTCATCGGCGCGGCGCTGGTCGGCGAACCCACGACGTCGGCCGAGTACCTGGCGGTCGTGCTGATTCTCGCCGGCGTAGGCGTCACGCAATTCGGGAGCGGCATCCAGTCGGCGCTCGGTCTTGCGCGTGCGAACGCGTGTCAGCGGAATTGA
- a CDS encoding thioesterase family protein, whose translation MPAKRTTVAKAMGIPKPGEYRRDAEACDPEMLSMSALMGLVEAACVDAMSGRIRGDECSIGRMTHVTHLAPTPSDVPVFVTATFRTFDGERYWFDVVAADAAGPVASVSHARSIVERAALEFQCASRRSCVGKIDSSC comes from the coding sequence ATGCCAGCGAAACGTACGACGGTCGCGAAAGCGATGGGGATACCGAAGCCGGGTGAGTATCGTCGCGACGCAGAGGCATGCGATCCCGAGATGCTGTCCATGTCCGCATTGATGGGCCTCGTGGAAGCAGCTTGCGTCGACGCGATGAGCGGCCGAATTCGGGGCGATGAGTGTTCGATCGGCCGCATGACGCATGTCACGCATCTGGCGCCGACGCCATCGGATGTCCCGGTTTTCGTCACGGCGACGTTCCGGACGTTCGACGGCGAACGGTACTGGTTCGATGTCGTTGCGGCCGATGCGGCCGGTCCGGTGGCGAGCGTGAGTCATGCGCGCTCGATCGTGGAGCGTGCCGCACTTGAGTTCCAGTGTGCAAGCCGTCGCAGCTGTGTCGGCAAGATAGATTCGTCATGCTAA